Below is a genomic region from Lineus longissimus chromosome 4, tnLinLong1.2, whole genome shotgun sequence.
AATAGATCTGCAAAGTAATGGGTGAAAACCGACACTGTTCTTGAGGTGCGGCAAAGGCCTGTTTACTTACATGTCCCTTTCATCTTGGGTCTCAAACGGGTGGGCAGATTGCCATATGCTTGATTGTGTTGGACCATGGAACACAAACACTTACCGTACACTTCACTTTTCGCTGAATACCCAAGGATGTGAAAAAAACTCCAAATTAAAACTTATTTATTGTACTATCGGACTTTCTAAGCTGCATTTACTACTGAAGCAGGTTCATGTGCTAGAAAATTTAAATATACATCGATCAGCCATCTTATTTATATTTGTAGATATGTGAAAAACACTCCCCTTCATTATAGCTTGTATTTTGACCTGGTTGAAATTGTCGTATCTTGTGAAAGTTAAACATTCCCTGTCGGTAGGTTCAGTTGAAAAAGACGAGGATTTCATTCCTCTTCCTGTATTGTAAACCGCCAATGTATCTGTTTCTATTATTCCTGACCACTCAATTCAAGTTTACCAAAGTGAAGTTGCTGGAACAATTAGAACTGAAttggaagaagaaaatgtttaaaataaaaataaaatgtatatgattCATATGGCTTGAACAACTACCGTAGTTAAGTATGCTGCAGTATTTATTCGTTTGAATTCACTTGTACAGTTCTGTATGTTGCAGTTCATAATTTAGTCTATGTATGTAATCTTTAATGTGAAAGAAATATCTGCACTCATTATAAGAATATGATGTACAATGCTCTGCTGTGTGATGTACCTTGAGCACAGAGAGAAATAAAGTTGCAGATATTGATTTGTTAAACGcgttttttgttttcttctgtCATGCAGCTATGGCCCAAAGCCTGCAAGTTCTGTGTATGACTTGGCCATCTTGAGGTCGTGCCCCTGTGGTGGAGGACATCTTCATGTACAAGACGAGACCACATTTATTTGGTTCTTCCGTTTACTAGCAAGCAACTCTCAGGATGAGATCTAAATACTAGTCTTGTGCCTTGTGGGCAACGTCTGTTCACTCCAGTTTTCTCGCTGGTGGATGTTTGAAGAGACTTGGACAAGACACTGTGAATGAAACAGCAGTACATGTGTGACAAGCTGTTCCTACATTGTACGTGTCTTGGAAATGGAGAACGTCATATTTGCCTCGAAAGGAGGATCATTCACTCGACCAATGAAGGGGGAAGTTGGAGAGGGACAGTCAACTAAAAAGGTCCGATCAATTGGCACAACCTGGTGTGGGGCTATTGTGTAGTGTCATTGCAGTTCTCTGTATATCAATTGCCTGATACTGGGTACTAGGATAGATATCGGATTGTACCCGTATGTACAAACACTGAGATTTCAAAATGCTTTTCCTTAAAGTTTATGCAGAAAGGCATAGTGTATTAAAACACTacaaaaatattcatgaaattttcagtgaaagcatttacatgtacaccttAACATGTACGCGTCTTCATTCAGAATTTCTGAGATGCATGCCAGATGGTCTGTTCATTTTCTGCAAAAAAAGTTGGCTGTCCCAGGGAGTTCTGCCACTGAGCCCCATAGCACTGTGCTCAGGGAGGTGTCCTTTGGTCAGTATTGCTCTCTATTCTTCAGTCATGTCGGTAGGCCTTGAATCCATCAACTGTTCACTTCACCAAATGAACCTTTGGCTTATTTGCCCATTGGATTACCAGGGTAATGAAATCGAGGCCACAAGTTAGTTTACAAGGCCAAGGGAACAACCTCTGACACGCAgcatcagggagcaggtctgaattGCTGGAGTCTGGTCTCCAGCTCTCATCTTCATTCATACTATTCATATATCCCACATTGTCCAAAAGAATTATGGACACCTCATGGTTGTGATAAGTCCCATGCTACGATTCTCGTCCTGGTCTTTCTAGCCACAGTCTCCTCTTCATGCACACACACAGTTATACTCACAGGCATTGCATCAAGTGTGGTTATTGGATTTAGGGGGAAATAATGAATTCTGAAGGTTTAGTACAAAAGAATTTATTGAGTAACATTTgtttgaaatacagtagaacctctctattaaatacacccatgggactgacaagtgctgtccttgatagagaggtgtcctgataagagaggtcaaattaaatggaaaaaacaatttgggaccaaaactagtgtccttaatagagaggttgtccttaatagagtctagaggtgtccgctaagggaggttctgctgtatacattttcaatttttgtgaACTATGATTACACGTATGAATATGAATTGAATATGATTTGAAAAGTCGTCAAATTGCTTCCGATAATTATCGAATGTGTGTTGTTTACCACACTGTTATCAGAGCAtcttgaggaaatcaggggttactGTTCAcagtgcagggccggagaagcgaacattaacccctgatttcttcAGGATGTTACCAGAGCGAAGCACATTACAACTTTGAGGTAGACAGATCAGGAGAGTTCAACACGCTGCCTTTTGATTGCACTAAGATTTAGTAATCGGAAATTAACAATCATGATTTGACAAATTGCATTTCATTTTGTGAAACGATatactcggggggggggggaaatttATCATTTAATTCTTTATGAACTTTCGAATCAATCATaacttttcagatttttgttatGACAGTTAAGCTGGGGTGGTCCTCACTGGATGCAGGCCCGAAGGCATGGTTTGAATATGTGGCCCAATGTCAACACTTGCAGAGGAGGCTGGGTTACTGACTGAAAAGTGCTCATCCAATATGAACGTCTCCAGACCCTGGACAAATTTTAAATTCAAGATTTTCAAGAATCTATTGCATATTCACTTACACATTGAGGTGGGGATGATGGTATAGAAAGCTGGACATCTATAGTACAAGTTCAAGATGATAAATGGTACCCCAGCTTATCCACCATTATTTTTCAGGTAGCTAAACTAGCTTTCTTTGTATGACTCAGTTTCTTGTACAGTTGTTTCAGATGATTTTTACGGTCATTCAAACAACCCAGAAATGAGTTTGCATAGCCTGGGATAGTATTATCTGTACCCAGATCATCGGCCAAAACTTGTCCATCATCCCATATCAAGTCGAAGCCCCCAACTCTTTTCTCTTTCCCACTGAGTCTCCCCTCCATGTCTACAATATTGATCATGTCCTCTAGTAGGCCACACTTGAGATCGTAGTCATCAGGACCGCTGGCTGTCAGAGATGGGGAGGCGTTCACCTCAATCAACCAAGGCTTCAGGTTTTTATCGAGGAGAATGTCGTAACCGTACAACTCAAAACAATGCTTGTCATTGATCATAACCTTTTGAACACTTAGAagacttttgatgaaaatgttatcCATTTCTGAAAAGCATTCTTCAACTTTTTCAAGGCCATGCTGTGCAATCAAGAATTCCCTGAGCTGTTGTGTCGACCACTTACAACCTTTCTCCGGATCGTAATCCGGCGCCGTTTTCTGAATGGCGACATTCGTTAAATGAACATAAGCGTCATCTATTGAGCTGAGAGAATACCTAGTCAGCGAGAATCTGGCAAACCCTCCACGATACAACCAAACCTTGAGGGGAACATAACTCATCACCAAAACATAAATCCTGATGTCAAATTTCCTCCCTCCAATCACCAATGGATTTTCGATGTAACGAGATACAACGTACGTCTCCGGAGCATCTTTAGGTACAGTATCGTTCAGCTGATGCTGATATTCGCCCTTTTTCCAGTCAGTGATATCCTTCAGCCTCCGAAACAAGAAGATACCCTTCCCCTGAGATTTTGCCACCGGCTTCATAATCCAAACAGTGCCCGGATTTTTCTTGAATTCctcaacaaaaatatgatatTCGGATGGCAACTCGAAAGTTGTCGGATAAAAATCAAATTTCTGAGCCTCTAACTTTCCTTGTTCCTTTTCCACTTGTTTCCGCatccttttcagatttttcaccaTCAAGTTTTTCCTTGTTAACTCATAATGATTTCTAAAGTGACAGATTCTCACGTGTTCTTGAAGATAGCAGTTGTCAAAGTACTCCTTCATCCACATGACATCACACCAATAAAAATCCCAATCATTACTGTCGCCGCCAACATCTTGCCAACCACGAGCTTTTATTACGTCATAGATGGTGTTGGTGAATCCACAACGGTATCTAACTGGTCTGTCAGCAATGATTCCTCTTGGTCTTTGAGAGCCAGCTTTCTGGGAGTACCCAGAAATTTTTCCACCTCTTGACATGATGGGAGTGAAATTAATGTAATCACATCAGAATCTGCAGGacacctgaaaaaaagattGCGATTATTATCATGCACTAATGACCAATGGGAATGGCACTGCATCATTAGAATATGGTGGCCATGGGATCCTTTATttggtttactgtcgtttcgctacattgccagttcgctaccagtcgtttcgctacatgtggcggtcgtttcgctacatggtagctCTGTAAATCTGAAACAGCATGTCACCTTCGAAACTCACAGGTCTGGTCACACCCTGGATGTTGCAGTAACATTCAACGACAGCCAGTTGCTTAAGGATGTGACGCAGTGTGACATGGTCTCCGATCACCATCTCTTTCTATGTCACATTTCTCAGCCAAAGCCCTCACCCGTTCAAACGGAGGTTAGCACCAGAAAGTTTCGGGCCATC
It encodes:
- the LOC135486190 gene encoding probable tubulin polyglutamylase TTLL9, encoding MSRGGKISGYSQKAGSQRPRGIIADRPVRYRCGFTNTIYDVIKARGWQDVGGDSNDWDFYWCDVMWMKEYFDNCYLQEHVRICHFRNHYELTRKNLMVKNLKRMRKQVEKEQGKLEAQKFDFYPTTFELPSEYHIFVEEFKKNPGTVWIMKPVAKSQGKGIFLFRRLKDITDWKKGEYQHQLNDTVPKDAPETYVVSRYIENPLVIGGRKFDIRIYVLVMSYVPLKVWLYRGGFARFSLTRYSLSSIDDAYVHLTNVAIQKTAPDYDPEKGCKWSTQQLREFLIAQHGLEKVEECFSEMDNIFIKSLLSVQKVMINDKHCFELYGYDILLDKNLKPWLIEVNASPSLTASGPDDYDLKCGLLEDMINIVDMEGRLSGKEKRVGGFDLIWDDGQVLADDLGTDNTIPGYANSFLGCLNDRKNHLKQLYKKLSHTKKASLAT